ATCACGGTAAAGTCTCCGCTACAATTTGCGGCAGATGCAGCGGGAAACACGGATCTGAACAAGCTACTCCAACTGGCCACGATGCTCAACCAGAAGGATCCTGATGCACCCAAACTAAGTCTGCAGATAAAACCCACCATCAAAACCTCAATCGGGCCAGTGGAGTTGCCCACTTACATTAAGGTAAAAGACTAAAACAAGTTAGCCAGGCACACCGCCTGGCTAACTTGTTTTAGAAACAAATTTTTGGTCGCAACTTTCGCCCTTAGCCCCCGTAGTGGCACGCCACTTGCAATACCTCCTGTGTAGATTTGAACCTCAAAAATAGCACAAGATGATACAGGCGATAGAATACGACGTACTACAGTACACTGACCTGCAGGTTTTGGTGAGCGCAGTGAAAACCTACATGCGCAACGGCTGGGTGCCGAAGGGAGAGGTGGAGCAGCATAAGAACGGCTTTTCGCAGGAGATGGAGCGCCACCCCGTAACCGCCGCTGAGCGCAAGAAGCAGCAAAGCAGGCAGAAAAGCTGGGTGCCTTGGCCGAAGATCTAAGTAGCCATACTTGGCGGTTTCGGCAGCTTATACTACCTTACAGTTTATACCTGATGATGAAAAAGACATTCGCTTTTGCTTTTATACTGGCCATGCCGCTGCTGGGCACAGCCCAGCAACTGGACAGCAAACAACTGCTGCAGGATGTGCAGACACTTTCCGCAGACTCCATGCAGGGGCGCCGCAGCGGTACAGCGGGCAGCGCCATGGCTCAGGAATACCTGCTTAAGCGCTTTAAGCAAGTGGGGCTGAAGCCTTTCGGTGATAGTTTTGAGCAGCACTTTAAGATTGACTATGAGCGGGCGCAGGTGCCTCAGGCCACAAACCTGGTGGGGTATATCCCCGGAAAGTCTGATAAGGTTATTGTGGTGACAGCGCATTACGACCATGTGGGGCAGCGCGAGAGCGAAATTTTCAACGGGGCTGATGACAATGCCTCCGGTGTTGGAGCCTTGCTCGCAGCGGCCTCCTATTTTGCCAAGCATCCTCCCAGGCACACACTGGTTTTTGCCGCCCTAGATGGCGAGGAGCTCGGATTACAGGGAGCCAACGCATTTTTGGAGAACCCGCCTGTGCCGCTCGACCGCATCCTGCTCAACGTGAACATGGACATGCTCAGCATCAACAACAAGGGAGAATTGTACGCCAGCGGCACGCACCACTACCCGAAGCTTATACCACACGTGCAGCAGGTAAAGCCGCTGCCACAGGCTAAGCTACTGCTTGGCCACGACCGCCCTGAGCAGGGACACAACGACTGGACGAACCAGTCAGATCATTTTATGTTCCACAAAAGAGGCATTCCGTATATATACTTTGGGGTAGAAGACCATCCACACTACCATAAAACCACCGATGACTTTGACCAGGTAAATCAGGCTTTTTATCCTGATGCCGCCCAATTAGTGCTTAATTTCTTAAAGCAGGTAGACACAAACCTGAAGGGGAAGTCGTTAGAGAACTAGTACATGTTTTTCCCGGCAGAAGTATGGCCGAAAGCTGTACAGCAAAATGCCCTACCGCTGAAGCGCAAGGGACGGCATTAAGACGAGGATTTGTACGCGCAGGGGTATGTTGAATGGTTGAATTTTCTTATTTTAATATTCTGATAGAATAATCTTTTATATACCATCTTTATAATAGAAAGAACGTAGAAAAGGGTAAATCCGCGGAACAGCATTTTCTTGTGCATTTTTAAGGGGTAACTACAGGCTGCTGCCATGCATGCTGTGTCCCTGTAATCCTAAGCGAAGTGTGCTGTATTCTTTAAGTTGCCTAAAAAATCATTAACCCTGTCTGGACCATGAACAGGAAGCTATATTCTTCTATTCTCCTTATATTAATTTTATGTGCATTGCCCTGGGATGCGACTGCGCAATACAGGAACAGAAGCAGGAGCCAGGCCAGCAGAATGCAGGAGCGTGGCGTGGTGGTTGTAGTTGGGGCAGGTATTGCAGCCATTAAAAGCGATATTTGCGGTAGCTGGGGTTGTAATAACTTCGGCCCTAACGCCAGTGTGGGTGCCTTATACAAAGTCACGCCTTACCTGGGTGTTAACGCCAACCTCGATTACGTTCAACTCGGTGCGGTTGAGAAAGACGTTAACCGTACCCTCAACATCGCCTTTGAATCTGAAGTA
Above is a window of Pontibacter akesuensis DNA encoding:
- a CDS encoding M28 family peptidase, which produces MMKKTFAFAFILAMPLLGTAQQLDSKQLLQDVQTLSADSMQGRRSGTAGSAMAQEYLLKRFKQVGLKPFGDSFEQHFKIDYERAQVPQATNLVGYIPGKSDKVIVVTAHYDHVGQRESEIFNGADDNASGVGALLAAASYFAKHPPRHTLVFAALDGEELGLQGANAFLENPPVPLDRILLNVNMDMLSINNKGELYASGTHHYPKLIPHVQQVKPLPQAKLLLGHDRPEQGHNDWTNQSDHFMFHKRGIPYIYFGVEDHPHYHKTTDDFDQVNQAFYPDAAQLVLNFLKQVDTNLKGKSLEN